The Planococcus donghaensis genome contains a region encoding:
- a CDS encoding ring-cleaving dioxygenase, giving the protein MTKKSMGIHHITAIVADPQENVDFYAGVLGLRLVKKTVNFDDPETYHLYFGDESAKPGTIITFFPWGNAYKGKIGDGQVGVTTYAVPIGALTFWEKRLQKFNISFSKESRFEEHYLAFDDPHGLHLELVERQEGESSNWETQGVTKDVAIKGFGGATLYTANAEKTAELLETVMGLEKIGEEVGLLRLRAASEIGNMIDVKLSPVGVGQMGVGTVHHIAWRAQDDADQLEWKKQIETYGLGVTPVQDRQYFNAIYFREYGDILFEIATDPPGFAIDESLNSLGENLMLPEQYERHRKNIQRLLPPIQVRNVDK; this is encoded by the coding sequence ATGACAAAGAAATCAATGGGAATTCATCACATTACGGCGATTGTCGCAGATCCTCAAGAAAATGTAGACTTTTATGCCGGTGTGTTGGGGTTGCGGTTAGTCAAGAAAACCGTTAATTTTGATGACCCAGAAACATATCACCTGTATTTCGGCGACGAATCAGCGAAGCCAGGTACCATTATTACGTTCTTTCCTTGGGGTAACGCCTATAAAGGGAAAATTGGTGATGGCCAAGTGGGCGTTACAACATATGCAGTTCCCATCGGGGCTTTAACCTTTTGGGAAAAGAGACTCCAGAAATTCAATATTTCTTTTTCAAAAGAAAGTCGTTTCGAAGAACACTATTTAGCATTTGATGACCCACATGGCCTTCATTTAGAATTAGTCGAAAGACAAGAGGGAGAGTCCAGTAATTGGGAGACGCAAGGAGTAACAAAAGATGTCGCGATTAAAGGGTTTGGTGGGGCAACATTGTACACAGCTAATGCAGAAAAAACAGCTGAGTTATTAGAAACAGTGATGGGCCTTGAAAAAATTGGGGAAGAGGTTGGCTTATTGCGTCTCCGCGCAGCGAGTGAGATAGGGAACATGATTGATGTGAAATTGTCTCCTGTTGGAGTAGGGCAAATGGGCGTTGGGACGGTTCACCATATTGCTTGGCGTGCACAAGATGATGCCGACCAATTGGAATGGAAAAAGCAAATCGAGACATATGGCTTAGGTGTAACACCGGTTCAAGATCGCCAGTATTTTAATGCGATTTATTTCCGTGAATATGGAGACATTCTATTTGAGATTGCGACAGACCCGCCAGGATTTGCGATAGACGAGTCATTAAATTCGTTAGGGGAAAACTTGATGCTACCGGAACAGTATGAACGGCATCGAAAAAACATTCAACGTCTCTTACCGCCTATTCAAGTGCGGAATGTGGATAAATAA
- a CDS encoding DUF4139 domain-containing protein: MEFQSTHQHLRSQSLTVYNDGFGLVKEIRAVPTNKEVTEIQFMNLSPKIEVGSILVEGLHVLEQSYTSDLVSKAILLEKYIDEIIMVKNEKLNNSVEVRLLSSSDHIIGERMDTGEIILDPSGQLVFPALPEGLLTRPALVCQIKSNESDSEVGISYLTQGIEWRANYVAKVNGSTLDLTGWFQLTNTSGMSFSISRLKLAAGKVNRYINTEPLFAQSKVFSEGESAPSFHEYSLADAHVYSVDRPVTISNKQTKQISFLNIMKVVFRKLYKVDAHSNQAKVVIEFDNLETNKLGIPLPQGILKVYHQDKNGEMEFSGEDTFKNTAVQQKISLTIGRAFDIVSESWEKQRVRSGHFDCITYMYQVHNRKSEHVRVDVKHEVFEQMWEMESSSHDYELKQSNELEFRVHISSGKTVEVEFTYKVDRRMVEQLK, encoded by the coding sequence ATGGAATTCCAATCAACACACCAACATTTAAGGTCTCAAAGTTTAACCGTTTATAATGATGGATTTGGGTTGGTCAAGGAAATAAGAGCCGTCCCAACGAACAAAGAAGTGACGGAAATCCAATTTATGAACCTCTCGCCCAAAATTGAAGTAGGTTCTATTTTGGTAGAAGGACTTCATGTATTGGAACAAAGTTATACATCTGACTTGGTCAGTAAAGCAATATTGTTAGAAAAGTATATTGATGAAATCATAATGGTGAAAAATGAAAAGTTAAACAACTCAGTGGAGGTTCGATTGCTAAGTAGTTCTGACCATATCATTGGTGAGCGAATGGATACAGGAGAAATCATTCTTGATCCAAGTGGACAATTGGTTTTCCCAGCGCTACCTGAAGGCTTGTTAACGAGACCAGCATTAGTTTGCCAAATCAAGTCTAATGAATCAGATTCTGAAGTGGGGATTTCTTATTTGACTCAAGGAATCGAATGGCGAGCAAACTATGTTGCAAAAGTAAATGGCTCTACATTGGACCTTACTGGATGGTTTCAACTTACCAATACTAGCGGTATGTCCTTTTCGATCAGTCGGCTTAAGCTGGCTGCAGGAAAAGTAAATCGGTATATAAACACTGAGCCATTATTTGCCCAGTCCAAAGTGTTTTCAGAAGGAGAGTCAGCACCTAGTTTTCATGAATATAGTTTAGCTGATGCACATGTGTATAGCGTGGATCGTCCAGTGACTATTTCAAACAAACAAACAAAACAAATCAGTTTCTTGAACATAATGAAAGTTGTTTTTCGGAAATTATATAAAGTAGATGCACACAGCAATCAGGCGAAAGTTGTCATTGAATTTGATAACTTAGAGACTAACAAGCTAGGGATTCCATTGCCTCAAGGAATTTTAAAAGTATATCACCAAGATAAGAATGGAGAAATGGAATTTAGTGGTGAGGACACTTTCAAAAATACAGCGGTGCAACAAAAAATATCTTTGACGATAGGTCGAGCCTTCGACATTGTTAGTGAAAGTTGGGAAAAACAGCGTGTTCGAAGCGGCCACTTTGACTGCATTACTTATATGTACCAAGTGCATAACCGGAAATCAGAGCACGTCCGAGTGGATGTTAAGCACGAGGTATTTGAACAAATGTGGGAAATGGAGTCCTCTAGCCATGATTACGAGCTAAAGCAATCAAATGAATTGGAATTTCGTGTGCACATATCTTCAGGAAAAACAGTGGAAGTAGAGTTTACTTATAAAGTGGATAGAAGGATGGTAGAACAGCTTAAGTAA
- a CDS encoding alpha/beta hydrolase has translation MRVNSKRGTQKKWMIASLFIALIFIMVAFEETTAPPDVSASIHISGSAAFSPPPNIHEIEKRVAVVKNLSYHDSSNSLLDIYYPKKTIESMPIVLWIHGGGYVGGSKESRQDYAMSLADAGYVVANIDYSLAPATRYPSPIIQANEALAYMKIHASTYGGDMERVFIGGDSAGAQIASQVAALVSNAELATAMAIRPSISSDQLQGALLLCGIYNMNTLRATAFPNIDRYLTAYTGAEPFESFAKIDELSTVQHINSDFPPVFITVGDADPFVSQSTELVDVLQSYEVQVASVFFKDTQKNLKHGYQYDLYTDDARETLKKTIDFLAIYSK, from the coding sequence GTGAGAGTAAACAGTAAACGTGGAACTCAAAAAAAATGGATGATTGCTTCGCTCTTTATAGCTTTAATCTTTATAATGGTCGCATTCGAGGAAACTACCGCTCCTCCTGATGTTTCAGCATCTATTCACATATCAGGGTCTGCTGCTTTTAGTCCCCCTCCCAATATTCATGAAATTGAGAAGCGAGTCGCAGTCGTAAAGAACTTGTCTTATCACGATTCTTCAAATAGTCTATTGGATATTTATTATCCTAAAAAAACAATCGAGTCAATGCCTATCGTTTTATGGATACATGGGGGCGGTTATGTGGGAGGTTCTAAAGAAAGTCGACAAGATTACGCCATGTCACTTGCGGATGCTGGATACGTCGTAGCGAATATTGATTATTCTTTAGCTCCAGCAACTCGTTATCCAAGTCCTATTATTCAAGCAAATGAGGCACTTGCTTATATGAAAATTCACGCTAGCACCTACGGCGGTGACATGGAACGAGTATTTATCGGAGGAGATTCCGCAGGGGCACAGATTGCCAGCCAAGTTGCCGCTCTTGTATCTAATGCGGAACTCGCTACTGCGATGGCGATTCGACCCTCTATCTCTAGCGACCAACTTCAAGGAGCCTTGTTGTTATGCGGGATATACAATATGAATACATTAAGAGCCACAGCTTTCCCTAATATCGATCGTTATTTAACAGCCTATACAGGCGCAGAACCTTTTGAGTCATTTGCGAAAATCGATGAACTTTCTACCGTTCAACACATTAATTCAGACTTCCCACCTGTTTTTATAACTGTTGGGGATGCAGATCCTTTTGTCTCTCAATCTACTGAACTAGTTGATGTTTTACAGTCTTACGAGGTTCAGGTCGCTTCTGTATTTTTTAAAGACACTCAGAAAAATTTGAAACATGGCTATCAATATGATTTATATACCGATGATGCAAGAGAAACACTCAAAAAAACGATCGACTTTCTTGCTATTTATAGCAAATAA
- a CDS encoding shikimate kinase has protein sequence MRNFGLSIREKSIVCIGFMGVGKTTVGKLLALKLYRNFVDIDAEIEKEFAMAIPQIFELYGEQVFRAKEKELIERYSQQPLNIISVGGGAFLQKEIQDLCMTNCIVLFLDISWESWKDRIHILTDNRPLLKGRSLEDIKSLFLERQNSYSLNHSKFQIDNFKAEEAADYLADALKLSWEIHAPQPK, from the coding sequence ATGAGAAATTTCGGTTTATCTATCCGTGAAAAAAGCATTGTGTGTATCGGTTTTATGGGCGTTGGAAAAACTACTGTCGGAAAGTTATTAGCCTTAAAACTGTACCGCAATTTTGTAGATATCGATGCTGAAATTGAAAAAGAGTTCGCTATGGCCATCCCACAAATATTCGAGCTCTACGGCGAACAAGTTTTTCGTGCTAAAGAAAAGGAATTGATCGAGAGGTACAGTCAACAACCGCTCAACATTATTTCTGTTGGAGGTGGTGCCTTTTTGCAAAAAGAAATTCAAGACCTTTGCATGACTAATTGCATCGTCTTATTTCTCGATATTTCATGGGAATCTTGGAAAGACCGAATCCACATTCTCACAGATAACCGACCTTTACTAAAAGGACGTTCTCTCGAAGATATTAAATCGTTATTTCTTGAACGACAAAATAGTTACTCCCTAAACCACTCTAAATTTCAAATCGATAACTTTAAAGCGGAAGAAGCTGCAGATTACTTAGCAGATGCGCTGAAATTATCTTGGGAAATTCATGCGCCTCAACCTAAATAA
- a CDS encoding PH domain-containing protein, translating into MFKKMASEALGLSDIGKIIDPQDFDKTDSDDYVMHEDGEKIYFLIKTKADEYCFTNLAIIHVDGDSAMSSKRVLKRYTYSQHTISSVVLETAGKIDLDVELAFVVGAVPFKIDVQKQQANRLTDLYKSLLRVAEIMHENAIITNMANDSLNKAVTVLQNSRTSDVTLDDQYSKLTDFGFTWMTSVRNQYHVKDFGDVFEKYINN; encoded by the coding sequence ATGTTCAAAAAAATGGCTTCAGAAGCGCTAGGATTATCGGATATCGGAAAAATAATTGATCCGCAGGACTTTGATAAAACAGACTCAGATGATTACGTTATGCACGAAGATGGGGAGAAAATCTATTTTTTGATTAAAACAAAAGCCGACGAGTATTGCTTTACAAATCTGGCAATTATTCATGTGGATGGAGATAGTGCAATGTCATCTAAACGAGTATTAAAGCGTTACACTTATTCGCAGCACACCATTTCAAGTGTCGTATTAGAAACGGCAGGGAAAATTGATTTAGATGTTGAACTTGCCTTTGTTGTAGGAGCAGTGCCTTTTAAAATTGATGTTCAAAAACAGCAAGCCAATCGTCTAACTGATTTGTACAAATCTTTATTAAGAGTTGCTGAAATTATGCATGAAAATGCCATTATCACGAATATGGCAAACGATAGTTTGAATAAGGCGGTCACCGTTTTACAAAATTCAAGAACAAGTGACGTGACGCTGGATGATCAATACTCCAAGCTGACTGATTTTGGTTTTACATGGATGACGTCTGTTCGCAATCAATATCATGTAAAAGATTTTGGAGATGTATTTGAAAAGTACATTAACAATTAA
- a CDS encoding proline dehydrogenase family protein translates to MGVTKNFFIALSKNQPLNSAAKKWGLKLGAGKVVAGTDIASMMQSVKELNADGISATIDSLGEFVHTKEEATKAKEAILETLEAIQVYGVNAHMSVKLTQIGLDVDFDFCLKNIQEIVAAAFHYDIFINLDMEDYAHLQQTLDILEALRKEYENVGTVIQAYLYRSEKDVETLKDVRLRLVKGAYKESAEVSFQEKHEVDENYLKLIKIHLKSPGFTSIATHDHHIIEKVKAFVKEENIPLNRFEFQMLYGFRSEMQKDLAKEGYAFTTYVPFGQDWYAYYMRRLAERPQNINLMLRSMISK, encoded by the coding sequence GTGGGTGTAACAAAAAACTTCTTTATTGCATTATCCAAAAATCAACCATTAAACAGTGCTGCTAAAAAGTGGGGCTTGAAATTAGGGGCTGGAAAAGTTGTTGCCGGAACTGACATCGCAAGTATGATGCAGTCGGTAAAAGAGTTGAATGCTGACGGAATTAGCGCCACAATCGACAGTCTCGGCGAATTTGTTCACACAAAAGAAGAAGCTACAAAAGCCAAAGAGGCGATATTAGAGACACTGGAAGCTATTCAAGTTTATGGTGTCAATGCCCATATGTCTGTGAAGTTGACACAAATTGGATTAGATGTAGATTTCGATTTTTGCTTGAAAAACATTCAAGAAATCGTAGCTGCAGCTTTCCACTACGACATCTTCATCAACTTAGATATGGAAGATTATGCTCACCTCCAACAAACACTCGATATATTAGAAGCTTTACGTAAAGAGTATGAGAATGTCGGCACAGTCATCCAAGCCTATTTGTATCGCTCCGAAAAAGATGTGGAAACTTTAAAAGACGTTCGACTTCGCCTCGTAAAAGGGGCCTATAAAGAAAGTGCCGAAGTTTCATTCCAAGAAAAACACGAAGTCGATGAAAATTATTTAAAGCTCATTAAGATTCATCTTAAATCCCCTGGATTTACTTCGATTGCTACACATGATCACCACATTATTGAAAAAGTAAAAGCATTTGTAAAAGAAGAAAACATTCCTTTGAATCGCTTTGAGTTTCAGATGTTATATGGTTTTCGTTCTGAAATGCAAAAAGATTTAGCCAAAGAAGGGTATGCCTTTACTACTTATGTACCTTTTGGTCAGGACTGGTATGCGTACTATATGAGAAGACTTGCTGAAAGACCTCAAAACATCAACTTGATGTTAAGAAGCATGATTTCGAAATAA
- a CDS encoding hotdog fold thioesterase, with protein sequence MKPMNETIIGLLGIELGEMTSDKAMATMPVHGPTHQVFGQLHGGASVVLAETVASFGTWNLIDQENEIAVGLEINANHLRGKRDGIVTAIGTPLHKGRTTMVWDVKIVDEEEKLICVSRCTVAIVQKKK encoded by the coding sequence ATGAAGCCAATGAATGAGACCATTATTGGCCTACTAGGAATCGAATTAGGTGAAATGACTTCAGATAAAGCCATGGCTACCATGCCAGTGCACGGTCCTACGCACCAAGTTTTTGGTCAACTACATGGAGGGGCATCCGTCGTATTAGCGGAAACCGTTGCAAGTTTTGGGACTTGGAATTTAATCGATCAAGAAAACGAAATAGCAGTAGGTCTCGAAATTAATGCCAATCATCTACGGGGCAAACGGGATGGAATAGTGACGGCGATCGGTACCCCCTTGCATAAAGGAAGAACCACGATGGTTTGGGATGTGAAAATCGTTGATGAAGAAGAAAAGTTGATTTGTGTGTCGAGGTGCACAGTAGCGATTGTTCAAAAGAAAAAGTAG
- a CDS encoding SCO family protein, producing the protein MRKYKNLLFAVLISIFLGACSPSIEDPLEWEIEDFTFTNQNNEEFGLTDLEGEVWLADFVFTNCTTVCLPMMSNMTGLQEQLKEQGLDVQIVSFSVDPLFDKPEVLKSYAENYGADLSTWNLLTGYTPQEIDDFAMDNFQTLARKPENDDQVIHGTYFYLVNQEGVIMKSYEGLNPPVEEILADAEILLTED; encoded by the coding sequence TTGCGAAAGTATAAAAATCTATTATTTGCTGTGTTAATCAGCATTTTTTTGGGTGCATGTAGCCCAAGTATTGAAGATCCGCTTGAATGGGAAATTGAGGATTTTACATTTACTAACCAAAACAATGAAGAATTTGGTTTAACTGATTTAGAAGGTGAAGTGTGGCTGGCCGATTTTGTCTTTACTAATTGCACCACTGTTTGTTTGCCCATGATGTCGAATATGACAGGTTTGCAAGAACAATTAAAAGAACAAGGACTAGACGTTCAAATCGTTTCCTTTAGTGTTGATCCATTGTTTGATAAACCTGAAGTTTTAAAATCTTATGCTGAAAATTATGGGGCAGATTTATCTACTTGGAACTTGCTGACAGGTTATACTCCACAAGAAATTGATGATTTCGCGATGGATAATTTCCAAACTTTAGCGAGAAAACCTGAAAATGATGACCAAGTGATTCATGGCACTTATTTTTACTTGGTCAACCAAGAAGGTGTGATTATGAAATCGTATGAAGGATTAAACCCACCAGTAGAAGAAATTCTGGCGGATGCGGAAATTTTACTGACGGAGGACTAA
- a CDS encoding formate--tetrahydrofolate ligase — protein MAFTDLSIASAATIQPILEIAEQAGITKDALELYGNFKAKINVDQLPPVQKLGQVVLVTAISPTPAGEGKSTVTVGLADAFKQLKESVAVALREPSLGPVMGVKGGATGGGFAQVLPMEDINLHFTGDIHAITSANNALAALIDNHLHQNNVLNIDPRRITWKRVLDMNDRALRQVTIGLGGPGQGIPRQDGFDITVASEIMAVLCLATSLPDLKERLAQMVIGYTYDREPVTVRDLEAEGALTLLLKEAFKPNLVQTIEGTPAIIHGGPFANIAHGCNSLIATNTARRVADIVVTEAGFGADLGAEKFMHIKSRKGDFNPDAVVIVATVRALKMHGGVAKDQLKEANADAVKRGMVNLAKHVDTIQQFGIEPVVALNRFAGDSEEELATVLEWAQQQGVAIALTEVWEKGGQGGLVLAKLVKQELQRPKNFQLLYKEEDSIEDKLRTIVQKVYGGADIQLSDLAQKQLVELKKFGWDSLPICMAKTQYSLSDQPKLLGRPKGFTITIREIMPKLGAGFLVCLTGDIMTMPGLPKKPAALSMDVTESGQAVGLF, from the coding sequence ATGGCTTTTACGGATTTATCGATTGCGAGCGCAGCGACTATACAACCGATTCTAGAAATTGCAGAACAGGCTGGCATTACAAAAGATGCTTTGGAATTATACGGAAACTTTAAAGCGAAAATCAATGTAGATCAATTGCCGCCTGTTCAAAAGTTAGGACAAGTGGTGTTAGTCACAGCGATTAGTCCGACTCCTGCAGGGGAAGGGAAATCTACTGTTACTGTAGGGTTAGCTGATGCGTTTAAGCAATTGAAAGAATCAGTTGCGGTAGCTCTTCGTGAACCATCGTTAGGTCCAGTTATGGGTGTGAAAGGCGGCGCGACAGGCGGTGGCTTTGCACAAGTCTTGCCAATGGAAGACATCAATTTGCATTTTACAGGCGATATTCATGCCATTACTTCAGCAAATAATGCGTTAGCGGCTTTAATCGACAATCATTTGCATCAAAACAATGTTTTGAACATTGATCCACGACGCATTACTTGGAAACGGGTGTTGGATATGAATGACCGTGCACTGCGTCAAGTAACGATTGGCTTAGGCGGTCCGGGACAAGGGATTCCGCGTCAGGACGGTTTTGATATTACTGTGGCCTCAGAAATCATGGCTGTACTATGTTTAGCGACGTCTCTACCTGATTTGAAAGAGCGGTTAGCACAAATGGTTATTGGCTACACATACGACAGAGAGCCAGTTACAGTTAGAGACCTCGAAGCAGAAGGCGCATTAACGTTATTGCTAAAAGAAGCTTTCAAACCAAATTTAGTTCAAACCATTGAAGGAACGCCTGCAATCATTCATGGTGGGCCATTTGCGAATATTGCGCATGGCTGTAATTCGCTAATTGCGACAAATACAGCAAGACGGGTAGCGGATATCGTGGTAACAGAAGCGGGATTCGGTGCCGATTTGGGTGCCGAGAAGTTTATGCACATCAAGTCGAGAAAAGGAGATTTCAATCCTGATGCAGTTGTCATCGTAGCTACTGTCCGAGCGCTTAAAATGCATGGCGGCGTAGCGAAAGATCAGTTAAAAGAGGCCAATGCGGATGCTGTAAAACGGGGAATGGTCAATTTGGCGAAACATGTGGACACCATTCAACAATTTGGGATTGAACCAGTCGTCGCGTTAAATCGCTTTGCTGGGGATAGTGAAGAAGAATTAGCGACAGTATTAGAGTGGGCACAACAACAAGGTGTGGCGATTGCTTTAACAGAAGTGTGGGAAAAAGGCGGGCAAGGTGGACTCGTTTTAGCTAAACTTGTAAAGCAAGAACTGCAGCGGCCGAAAAACTTCCAACTTCTTTACAAAGAAGAAGATTCAATCGAAGACAAACTTCGGACAATCGTTCAAAAAGTGTATGGAGGAGCAGATATTCAATTGTCTGATCTTGCCCAAAAGCAGCTTGTTGAATTGAAAAAGTTCGGCTGGGATTCCTTGCCGATTTGTATGGCGAAAACGCAATATTCATTATCGGATCAGCCTAAATTATTAGGACGTCCAAAAGGATTTACTATTACCATTCGAGAGATTATGCCGAAATTAGGTGCCGGATTTTTGGTGTGCTTGACGGGTGATATTATGACTATGCCAGGTCTTCCTAAAAAGCCCGCCGCTTTAAGTATGGATGTCACTGAAAGTGGACAGGCAGTTGGTTTATTTTAA
- a CDS encoding lactonase family protein produces the protein MGTSYILTGSYASEIEPGIKLWEFEKSTGELTELTSIGGIERPSFLAIHPNGTSFVATSEVGNGELVSYWIHPTTKKMMEINRQPSNGDHPAHVTIDETGNWLLSVTYSGATINVHPLLADGAIGELAFSTKHEGSGPNSDRQDAAHPHSIIQVPDRNLFLVSDLGTDTITTYKLNTADGKLTHQHTVQTEAGAGPRHLSFHPTRPFVYSVNELNSTLMVYKISRDGQLEFLQLVPLVPDSYEGENTSAEIAVSSDGKFVYASNRGHDSIASFAVQANGTLENLGLASSGGEGPRHFGLISGNDWLIVANENSHTLTALKMGRAGTPCTVENIIQTTAPVCVKVIK, from the coding sequence ATGGGAACGAGTTATATACTGACAGGATCATATGCATCCGAAATAGAGCCAGGTATTAAACTTTGGGAATTTGAAAAGAGTACTGGGGAGCTAACTGAGTTAACGAGTATTGGAGGCATCGAACGTCCTTCGTTTCTTGCTATTCATCCAAATGGCACAAGTTTCGTTGCTACTAGCGAAGTTGGGAATGGTGAACTAGTGAGTTACTGGATTCATCCTACTACTAAAAAAATGATGGAAATTAATAGGCAACCTTCGAATGGCGACCATCCAGCGCATGTGACCATCGATGAAACAGGAAATTGGCTATTATCTGTTACTTATTCAGGAGCAACTATTAATGTTCATCCTCTATTAGCAGATGGGGCAATTGGCGAGTTAGCATTTTCTACAAAGCATGAAGGTTCTGGACCAAATAGCGATCGACAAGATGCGGCTCATCCACATTCAATTATCCAAGTGCCAGACAGAAATCTATTTCTTGTATCCGATTTAGGGACCGATACAATTACTACCTACAAATTAAATACGGCTGATGGAAAGTTGACGCATCAGCATACTGTCCAAACAGAAGCGGGAGCGGGACCGCGTCATTTAAGTTTTCACCCTACAAGGCCTTTTGTCTATTCAGTAAATGAACTGAATTCTACGTTAATGGTCTATAAAATCAGTCGTGACGGACAATTGGAATTTCTTCAATTAGTGCCGTTAGTGCCAGATAGTTATGAAGGGGAAAATACGAGTGCAGAAATCGCAGTATCGAGCGATGGCAAATTTGTTTATGCTTCAAATCGTGGACACGATAGTATTGCTTCTTTTGCTGTTCAGGCTAATGGGACATTAGAAAATTTAGGATTGGCGAGTTCAGGAGGGGAAGGGCCTAGACATTTTGGGCTAATTTCTGGAAATGACTGGTTAATTGTGGCGAATGAAAACTCGCATACGCTTACAGCTTTGAAGATGGGGCGTGCGGGTACCCCATGCACAGTTGAGAATATTATCCAAACGACCGCACCGGTTTGTGTCAAAGTCATTAAATAA